GCAGCCAAATGACGACCAGTTCCATAAAAAACAAGTAAGCCGCCAACTTGTACAGCGGCCCCGCAGACACGCCGCCGACAAACAACCAGGCAACCGCGCCGGTCAGCGGAAGCATGACGATGAGTGAACCGTAATAGGACGACATCAGCCGGTCGTATTTCTTCTGATAGATCATATCCGCCACGTAACGGGTCAGCACCATCGAGATCCCGCTTGTCGACACAATCGAGAATACGAAGCAATATGAAACCGTCGCAATATACAACTCCCACTCGGTGTAGCTGTTGTCATAATACTTCATAATGCCGCGCAAGCCGGCAATCAGGAACATGCACAGGATCATCGGACCCACCGTTGTAAGCGACGAGTAGGCATAAGCTTTTACATTGTGAACGAGACCTTGTTCGCGAAACAGCTTTCTCAATTCGAAACCGATACCGGCCACTGGCTCTCACCTCCCATCACCGCGTACAATTGCCGATAACTGGCGATCACATCCGTCTGGCGGTAATTTCGTTCCACGCGCTGCAGCGCATTGCGGCCCATCTCCTCGCGAAGCTCCCGGTCCTTGCATAGCCGGATTGCCGCTTGGGCGATCTGCTCGGCATGCATAACGGGCACAATCCACCCTGCGGGTCCGATGCCGTCATCCAGTCCGTACAGCAGCTCTCTGCAACTGCCTACGTTAGTCGCGACATAAGGCTTGGAGCTTGCCATTCCCTCCAGAATCGCCAACGGCTGCCCCTCGCTGATGCTCGTCAGCAGGAGAAGATCCATACGGCCGAGATAATCCTTGATCGACACCGAGCCGGTAAAATGCACATCCGTCAGCTCCAGCGCCTCGGCCAGCCGCAAACATTCCTCGTAGTATGGTTCGTCCTCTTCGTACGGCCCCATGATATAGAACTCGGTCTCGGGAACCTCGCGCTTGATCAACGCCATGCTCTGCAGCATCGTTTTGATATCCTTGATCGGCACGACCCGCACGATGGCGCCGATCCGGATCTTGCCGTCCTGCGGTCCGGCGGGCAGATCGCGATAGTCTTCGGTATTCACCCCGTTCGGGATGATGTCGATCTTAGACGCATCGCATCCGAGCTCGATCTGAATCTCGCGATTGCGGCTGAAAAGCGTTGTGACGCGGTCCGCCGCTTCATATGCGCAGTTGGACAGCCTGTAAAAATATTGAATCCACAGATCCTTGAAGTAGCCTCGTACCCAGTCCGCCTTAATAATCTCCTCTTCCCGCTCCCTCGTATAGATCCCATGCTCCGTAAGCAGCAGCGGGCTTCCATGCACATGCTTGGCCAGCGCCCCTACGATCCCCGCATACCCTGTCGATACGCTGTGGTACAGATCCGCGCGGGGAAGGTCGCCCCTGATCGTCATGAACAGCGGCAAAATCATCGACCGAACCGTCCAGAACATCTCGGTGAACGGAACCAGCGGATAGTGGGTACTGCACAGCTCTTCCAGCAGATCGAAAAAATCCTTGCTCGACAGGAAATCCGCCGCATTGCGGAACTGCCGTCCCCTCAACAGCTCGAATAGCGCGTTCCAATCGATTCGATAGTCCGCACCAAGAAGCGCCTGCATATTCCGTTTCTGCTCCGGCGAGATGTGATAGCGTCTGCCCCAATCGCCTTCTTCCTCCAGGTAGACGTCCAGAAACGTCTCCCGCACTTCGACGACATTGGGCGGCAGCGTATACTTGAATTGGCCTCGCAGCTTGCTCTGCGCGCCGATCGTATAGATAACGAACTCGTGCTCGGGCATCTGCCGCACCAGATTATGGACCCAACTGGATACACCGCCGGTTACATAGGGATACGAACCTTCCGCGATGATACAGATTCTCATGGTATCACCCCCCTAATCCAATCGAAAATCGGGGCCCGTGTACGGTAACCAGATACGTGTCCTCGTCGATCTTATTTACCGTACAGCCGGACTGCTTCGCGATTTTGCGTTCCGAGCGCAAGATGAAATACAACGGACTGACATAGCGTTCTGCCGTTCCAGCGATCTCATCGGCGGTCTGCTCGATCGATACGTCCGAATACAGCGAAGCGACCATGTCGAACCCGGCTTCGGTCGAAGTCATAGAGCGAAGCCACGGATATGTGTGATCCAACCGCTCAAGCATGGCCGAGAAATCTTCATACAGTTGCGCCCACGTCTGATTGCGGCTCCTCGTCTCGTCCAGCAGATCGTCGGGATGAAGGAAGTGGGAGAAGAACCCGAGCGAAGTAATCGCGTTCGCTTCCAGCCATCGGGTATAGGGCGACTCGAAATATCCGGATGTGATCCTGGGCATTTCGATGATGCCGTCCTCTGCCAGCCCGTATTCCTGCACGTATGCGCGTCCCGAATAATCGGTGTCGTACAGGGAGGCGATCACAGCAAGGTTCGGCCATGCCGCTTTCAGCGCCTCGCGCCCTTCCTTCGACAGCACATTAGACGGCGGCACATACGACATCGCCTTGTAATTCGGAAAAGCCGTCTCCACATAACTCAGCACTTCCCGGATGGACAGCTCCATCTCCCGTGTGCCAGGCCATACCTTGTAACCGAAGTAGCCGGCATTGTCCGCATCCATCTGCAGAGATTGGTGATTGAAGCCGTGGATCGCAACTTCGCCGCCGCTCTTGATCACTTCGCGGCCGTAAGCGATCAGTTGATGGCGTTCTTCATCCTCCGGGTCGTGAAAAGGCGGAACAACATTATCCTGGTAAGACTGGATGACGGCCGCCGTATATTTGATATGATGCCGGCTTGCCGCCTTCAGCATATCCGGCCACCAGATATTCTGGAAGAAACCAGGAATATCCAACCCGTATTGCTTGTAGAGAGACGCATCGAGACCTTTCCTGATCGGCGCCGGAAAATCGTCGATATAGAAAACTTTGGAGTTGAAAATCGGGTAGAGAAAGTCGTTCTTCAACAGACTGATTACCCCTGTGATCAGACCTCTGTTGCCTTTCTGATGAAGCACATTTCCGTTGTAAACGGCGAACACTCCCTCCCCGTACCGCCGCTTCCAGATGAGGGGGATGCCTTCGATGCTCTGGGCCAGCAGCTCGGACTCCTTGTCGATCTCCACGGGACTGGATACATGGATCAGGAAATCTTCTCCCGTCTTAAGCCCCTTCTCCCCGATCAGAACGTTGGATGTGAGATGAATCCCGGATGTGAGCTGTCCGTCATCGAACGATAAAATACCGAGCTTTCTGTATAGTTGCTTGAAATAATCGCCGTTCTCCGGCATCTGCATAAAAAAAACCGCGCCGCCTCCGTAGACGTAATCCTCCAACCGGGAGCCGTTACGCAATGCATCCAAATCGCCGGTCGCTATCAACACAACCGAACAACCGCCGTAATCGAGCTTTTGCGCGGCGAGATCAAACGAAACCGCCTGCCGTTTCATGTAGGCGAGCGTACGGATGGTATTGTCACGTAGCTTCATGCTTTGGTCGTCGGTGGATTTATAGGCTATGCAATAGTTCCCGGACGTCAGCGGCTTGACGGTTTCTCCCGACACTTGCGCGATCAGATCCTTGTAACGCTCCACCGCTTGTTCCTTTTGGCTGAACTTGAGGATGAACTCCGATCTGGATAACTGGATCAATGCGGCAAGCGCCAGGATAAACAAGATAATGATGTATACGTTACGCTTGAACCGGATTGCCTGTTTCATGTTATGCTCCTTCCGACCAGAACCGGACGATCGTCAAGGCACGATTGGACAGGCGCACCGGGGTTTGCTTCAGCTTGCCGATTGTTTCACACAACTTGGACGGCGACTTCGTCACGTAGTAAACCTGAATCAGACTCAAGTACGCTTCCTCGCTCATCGGATGCTTCTCGATGTATTGGATGCCGGTAGATTCGGCATCGGACAGAAGGCCGAGCTCAAGCTCGACCCCCACTTTCTCTTGATAGGCCCATTCGGAATCGGGTCCACCCGTCTGAGCGGTCAGATTGCGCAAAACGTCGAGGTACTCATAGCGATACTTGATCAGAGTGCGCTCGTCCATAAATCCGCTGCGGATGTAGCCCTTTAAGACTTCGGCATACGTCCGCGCCAGATAGACGTCGTCTTTATGGTTCTCGTACTTGACCGATAAATCCTGGAGCGCAATCAGCAGCTTGCGCTTGACCTCCATGATGGCGCTGACGGCGTAATGGGATGTCTCCGTATCCTCGTTGCTTACGGCTCGCTGCAGAATCTCCACGTAACGGGTAGCGTCTTGCTTGAGGACATCGATCATAACCCGGCGCCGGTCTTGATGTTCGCTCACAAGCAGCGCATCTTCGATCGGGATTACATCGAGTTCCTTCGACGGCCCGACTCGGGCGTAGAGCCCGAACGAACGGCGTTGCTTATGAACTTCATGCTGCCGATTGACGTAATCGTCGAACCTCTCCTTGGGTTCCCGTCGAAAAGCGTCCGGCCAAAACAACGGAAAAAGCCATCCGATGACCGGGAATACCGCAACGAGAACGAACCGCAGCAGCCACTCTCTCTTCGAATTCCGGTACCGTATAGCCAACAGGGACGCCGCTACAAAAACATAAATCATATATCCGATGACCCACATGCCCTAAACCGCCTCTTTTACTTCGCCCAAGATAATGCCTCTTTCCGCGAAGCGCTCGATCACGCGGCTTGCATCCTCCGGGTTCGTATTGGAGAGGAGGACGAGCAGTCTCTGCTTCTCGTCCAATCCCGTGTAATCCGTCTCACGGAGCATTCCCTCGATCTGATTCGCCGTCTCAAACAGCAGGTCGCCGGGAATTTCGCCCCGCAGCAGCAGGAAGGGAGTCCGATACTGCTCCATCGCTTGTTTCTTCGCCCTCATAATCTCCCGGAAGGCTTCCGGCCGCAGCAGAGACGTGCCTTCGACATAACGCTGGTTCTCGGTCGCTTCCATGTATGCGAAGGCCTTCGTCAAAGCCGAAGACACGAGGTCGCACGTAATCTTGAACAGATTCTGGTGATAGAGCGAAAATTTATCGAACGGCAATCCGTCAATCGCAACAACCGCCCCGATCTGATCCCGATAATAGAGGGGCGCGCACATAAGAGGCCGGTCGGGGCTTAGCTGCTTGTTAACATACAGCTTCCCGTCCTGCAGCACCATGGCCATATCCTCGCGCTCCTCAACCTTGAGCGACCGGACCGCTTGGTTCGTTCCGGCGTGTGCGACGAGGCGCAGATACGCGCGGTTGCGATTGACGACGTAAATCGAAACTTCCGACGCCTGCGTAACGGATCGAACGACGTTGACCGCCGCATGGAACACCTGTTCGGGCTCCAGACTCTCCAGTTCCTTGGTGACGGAGTAGATCTTGCCGTAGCTGTCGCCCATATTCAGAATCCGCTGCTGCAGCTCGTCCTTCACCTCCCGCACCTCTTCGTAGATCCCGCTCAGAAACTCGTACTTGCCCTCGACTTCCTGAAGCTGCTGCTGTTGCTGCTGAATTTGGGCGTTTTTACGCTCGATTGTATAGCCGACGACCAACCCGATGAACAAGTAGATCGCGACTCGGAAGAAGAAGTCGGGATCGTACATCAGAGCAACCAGTTCACGCCCGCCCAGCGTCTTATGGTAGACGAACAGCCCGGTCGACAACAAGACGGCCAGAATCGATTGGCGGTTGCCGTACATAATGCCCATAATCGTAATGTAGAACAGCTTCACATCGATCGTGCCGTAGGAGCTGTATTGCTGGCCGAGCGTCAGCCATGCCGTAAGAAGGAAGGCCAGCAGGTTCTCGGCATAAGGCAACAGTCGCCTGAACACGGAACGGACAGCGGGCGCAGCCGCGGACTGCACCTCGGCAGCGGCTTGCGCCTGCTGCGTCTCCGCCTGCTGCTGCCGTACGGCGTACTCGTATGTTCGTTTAAGACCCTCTCTGATCCCGTAGATAGGCGACCAATCGAGGTCGCGCTTGACGCTGGCGTTGTCCAGTACAGACTGGCCGATGTCTCCGGGACGCCTGTCGTTGTAAACGACCTCTCCCATATCCCGCAATTCCTTGAACGCGTCTATAAGCTCGTTAACGCTCGTGCCCATGCCCGTCGACAGGTTATATGTCCCGGCAATTGGCGAAAGCGAAGCCCGATAGATCGCATCCGCAATGTCCTCTACATAGATGAAGTCTCGCGTCTCGCTGCCGTCCCCATAAACGTGAAGCGGCTTTCCGGACAGCGCTCCGTTCAGGAACGCGGAGACGACCCCGCTTCGTTCGGATTGTCGCGGACCATAGGCGTTCGAGATGCGGAAGACAATCGTCTGCAGACCGTACATCTCGCGCCACTTGCCGCAGTATATCTCCCCAATCCACTTGGCGAGCGCATAGGGCGAAGCCGGGGTGCAAGTCTCCTCCTCCCGGATCGGCACATTTGTCTTCTCGCCGTATACATCAGCGCTGGAGGCGTAAATGAACTTGGGTACGTTATACTTTACTGACAGATTGAGCATGTTGATGAGGCCGAGCAGATTCGTCTCCGCGTCCCGGACCGGGTTCGCGCGAGCAACCTCGGAGCTCGTCTGCGCCGCCAGATGCACGACAACGTCGAACTTGCCCATACGGAAAATTTCCTCGCACTTGCCATCTTGGACAGACAGCTTGTACCCTTTGTGCTTGAAGGTGATCCGACTCGCGTTCCCGGTCGACAAATTGTCGATGATGTATACTTCGTACCCTTCCTTATGGAACCTGTCCGCCACATGGGAACCGATGAAGCCGTATCCCCCCGTTATCAATACATTCATTGTCCATCACCGTACATCCCGAAACTATTAGGAATAATTACCCAAGAGGTTCTAGTCGATTTTCGGAAGAATTAGGTTATAACTCCCATGATAGCACATGAACTAGTGCCTATCTAGGCAAAAAATCAATGAATTATAAGGGAATCAGGTCAGTCGCGTTAACTCCCGTTACTTGTCGATCAGGTATCATTCCTGCGCAACAAGAAACGGCCTCGGTATCCTTGTCGCAAGGATGCCGCGCCGTTTCACGTCACCGCCATAATTGCAATTATTGCAGCGTATAGGCCGCCATGTCGCCGCTGACCGGCAGTTGGGTCAAGCGGTTGTCGTCCTTATGGACGCCTATCGCAATCGGGGAGCCAATCCGTACACCCAGTTCGCTCAATGGCACAGCCGCCTCGATCAAGTCGTCCCGTTCGAGCCACCACTGAGCCCGCTTCAAGTTCGAGATTTGCCGCCAGGACCAGTTCGAGCCCTTGCCCGTATAGCGGTAGAGCCTTCCGTACTCGAGCAGATATTCGGCTCCGCCGGCGACCAAATCGGAAGCCGTGTACCCGGTCGCCGCGCTGCCGTCGGTATTCAGATAAATTTGCGTCTTGGTAAGCAAGGCGCTGCCTTCAACCAGCAGATAGAGGTACTCGCTATCGTTATCTACTTTAAGCAAGCGAGGGTTCGACTCGCTGCGAACAAGCGGCTCAATGCCGGCCCAATCCTCCGAAGATCCGTCCAGCACGATCCCCGGGGCCGGGGCCGGCAACTCCGGTTCTCCCGGCTGAACTGCACCTCCTACTTTCAGCGGAGTACTTCCTCCGGGCAGTTTGTGAGAGTAGGAGTCTTTCCAGACATAGCCCATATCAACCGGACCGTTCCCGTTCATCCCGAGATCCGACAGATCGATGGATACTTCGACTACGGTTGATGTCGCCACGAATTTTCCCGACTTCCTGTAAGAACGTATTTCCGTCCATCCCCAATTCGTGCCGCCCTCGCCGCTGTAGCGGTACAACACGCCGTTCTCCAGCAAGTAGTCCGCTCCGATTCCGTTCCAGTAAGGCGCTTGGAACCCGGTCTCCGGATTGCCGTCGGTATTGAGATAGAGCTGCCCCTTGTCGCTGAGCAGATTACCGGTTACGAGCACATACAGTTGTCCTTCCGCGATTGCGGATTTGACCGATCGGACATTGGAGTGCCCGACGGCCAGTTCCGCAACCCCGTCCCAATCGGAGAAGTCGCCGTCCACTGTGAAGCGTCCACCCGTATCGGTCGGCTCCGGGTTCGGATTCGGCTGCGTTTCCGGTATCGGCCCCGGTGCCGGGGACGGAATCGGCTGAGGCTCAGGGGACGGGCTCGGCTCCTGCTGGGCGGGCAAACTGTCTCCTCCGTACTCGGCCGCTCCGATATCGACAGCCGTCTGTACGATTCGGTTTTGTCCGAAGAAGTCGTAATCCGTACGGGCGGCATAAACATCCGCTCCCCGGTCGATAGCGGGAGACCCTTCCGTGAGCCGAATATCTTGACTCCGATCGGCCAGCTTCGGATCGGCGAAGATCGAATTCCCGTCATGCCCCGTCGCTTGCTTGTAAGCTTCCCAGGTTTTATACGTCTGCCCCTGCCAGCTCCAGGATACTCCGTCCGCGCCATCCGGTCGATAATACAGATTGTAATCGAACCGGTTCCCCGAGCCGCTTATATTGTACTTACTGACAAACGGCTGACCCGCCATGCCATAGATCAGATTGTTGACGATGATATTGCCGGTGCTGTTCTCCTGGATGGCGATCTCTCCGTAGCCCTGACGGCGCTGGTCGTTCTCGATCAACGTGTTGTTGGCGATCAGATTGTCCGCGGCCCCTCCGTTCGAGGGCGAAGAGCCGCCGATGATAATCCCGGCGCCGTCGTTGTGGTGAAGATAGTTGCTGCGTACCGTTATCCGGCTCGTCGTCTTGCCGCGATTCTCACTGGCGATCTCGATTCCGAAGCCGCTGCGGTAGACCTGGTTGCGCTCGATGACGACATTCGCCGCACCGTCCGCGTAGATGCCTCCTGCGCTGTTAGAACCGCCGCCGTAAGCCGGATTATCGGACGAATCGATATTGTAGACCGTATTACCCGCGACGATACCGTTCCGCGCCTGGTCAATGCACGGCAACGAGCAGGCGCCGTAGTATCCGGCAATGTCGATGCCGATATTGTTGTTATCGTGAATCACATTATTCTCGACGACGAAGCCGTCGATATTGCCGCTCAGTGTCAACGATTCGCTGGAGCCTAGCACCAGATGATGAACCCGGTTGCCGCTGACCCGGACATTTTTAAGCGAAAGCGCCGAGTTGCCGTACACATGAATGCCGTGCGCATTGCCTCCGCTAGACACGTTCTCGATATGATGCACGTCATTGTTCAGGATATGGATATTCGTGCCTCCATATTGCACCCGGATTCCCGCCGGGTACTGGTCGTCTTGGGAAGAGCGCAGATTGCGAATCTCGAAACCGTCGACGACGACGAAGCTCACCCCTCTCAACTGGACGAGCGCGCTCTCACCGCCGGACAGGTCCAGTTCCGATCCGTCAATTACAGGACGTTCTCCGGGGTACGCCTGGAAGACGATATACCCGTCTGCCGCAGAACCCGATGAACGGATCGACACGAACTCCTTGTACACGCCTTC
This Paenibacillus thermoaerophilus DNA region includes the following protein-coding sequences:
- a CDS encoding DUF2194 domain-containing protein, with the translated sequence MKQAIRFKRNVYIIILFILALAALIQLSRSEFILKFSQKEQAVERYKDLIAQVSGETVKPLTSGNYCIAYKSTDDQSMKLRDNTIRTLAYMKRQAVSFDLAAQKLDYGGCSVVLIATGDLDALRNGSRLEDYVYGGGAVFFMQMPENGDYFKQLYRKLGILSFDDGQLTSGIHLTSNVLIGEKGLKTGEDFLIHVSSPVEIDKESELLAQSIEGIPLIWKRRYGEGVFAVYNGNVLHQKGNRGLITGVISLLKNDFLYPIFNSKVFYIDDFPAPIRKGLDASLYKQYGLDIPGFFQNIWWPDMLKAASRHHIKYTAAVIQSYQDNVVPPFHDPEDEERHQLIAYGREVIKSGGEVAIHGFNHQSLQMDADNAGYFGYKVWPGTREMELSIREVLSYVETAFPNYKAMSYVPPSNVLSKEGREALKAAWPNLAVIASLYDTDYSGRAYVQEYGLAEDGIIEMPRITSGYFESPYTRWLEANAITSLGFFSHFLHPDDLLDETRSRNQTWAQLYEDFSAMLERLDHTYPWLRSMTSTEAGFDMVASLYSDVSIEQTADEIAGTAERYVSPLYFILRSERKIAKQSGCTVNKIDEDTYLVTVHGPRFSIGLGG
- the pelF gene encoding GT4 family glycosyltransferase PelF; the encoded protein is MRICIIAEGSYPYVTGGVSSWVHNLVRQMPEHEFVIYTIGAQSKLRGQFKYTLPPNVVEVRETFLDVYLEEEGDWGRRYHISPEQKRNMQALLGADYRIDWNALFELLRGRQFRNAADFLSSKDFFDLLEELCSTHYPLVPFTEMFWTVRSMILPLFMTIRGDLPRADLYHSVSTGYAGIVGALAKHVHGSPLLLTEHGIYTREREEEIIKADWVRGYFKDLWIQYFYRLSNCAYEAADRVTTLFSRNREIQIELGCDASKIDIIPNGVNTEDYRDLPAGPQDGKIRIGAIVRVVPIKDIKTMLQSMALIKREVPETEFYIMGPYEEDEPYYEECLRLAEALELTDVHFTGSVSIKDYLGRMDLLLLTSISEGQPLAILEGMASSKPYVATNVGSCRELLYGLDDGIGPAGWIVPVMHAEQIAQAAIRLCKDRELREEMGRNALQRVERNYRQTDVIASYRQLYAVMGGESQWPVSVSN
- a CDS encoding NAD-dependent epimerase/dehydratase family protein, translating into MNVLITGGYGFIGSHVADRFHKEGYEVYIIDNLSTGNASRITFKHKGYKLSVQDGKCEEIFRMGKFDVVVHLAAQTSSEVARANPVRDAETNLLGLINMLNLSVKYNVPKFIYASSADVYGEKTNVPIREEETCTPASPYALAKWIGEIYCGKWREMYGLQTIVFRISNAYGPRQSERSGVVSAFLNGALSGKPLHVYGDGSETRDFIYVEDIADAIYRASLSPIAGTYNLSTGMGTSVNELIDAFKELRDMGEVVYNDRRPGDIGQSVLDNASVKRDLDWSPIYGIREGLKRTYEYAVRQQQAETQQAQAAAEVQSAAAPAVRSVFRRLLPYAENLLAFLLTAWLTLGQQYSSYGTIDVKLFYITIMGIMYGNRQSILAVLLSTGLFVYHKTLGGRELVALMYDPDFFFRVAIYLFIGLVVGYTIERKNAQIQQQQQQLQEVEGKYEFLSGIYEEVREVKDELQQRILNMGDSYGKIYSVTKELESLEPEQVFHAAVNVVRSVTQASEVSIYVVNRNRAYLRLVAHAGTNQAVRSLKVEEREDMAMVLQDGKLYVNKQLSPDRPLMCAPLYYRDQIGAVVAIDGLPFDKFSLYHQNLFKITCDLVSSALTKAFAYMEATENQRYVEGTSLLRPEAFREIMRAKKQAMEQYRTPFLLLRGEIPGDLLFETANQIEGMLRETDYTGLDEKQRLLVLLSNTNPEDASRVIERFAERGIILGEVKEAV
- a CDS encoding right-handed parallel beta-helix repeat-containing protein is translated as MIKRLDHVRMMKAGFLLLMTIMILSVSAPLSAFSGYQAPGKVYYVASDGNDSNPGTKDAPWRTIQKAADTLIAGETVLVREGVYKEFVSIRSSGSAADGYIVFQAYPGERPVIDGSELDLSGGESALVQLRGVSFVVVDGFEIRNLRSSQDDQYPAGIRVQYGGTNIHILNNDVHHIENVSSGGNAHGIHVYGNSALSLKNVRVSGNRVHHLVLGSSESLTLSGNIDGFVVENNVIHDNNNIGIDIAGYYGACSLPCIDQARNGIVAGNTVYNIDSSDNPAYGGGSNSAGGIYADGAANVVIERNQVYRSGFGIEIASENRGKTTSRITVRSNYLHHNDGAGIIIGGSSPSNGGAADNLIANNTLIENDQRRQGYGEIAIQENSTGNIIVNNLIYGMAGQPFVSKYNISGSGNRFDYNLYYRPDGADGVSWSWQGQTYKTWEAYKQATGHDGNSIFADPKLADRSQDIRLTEGSPAIDRGADVYAARTDYDFFGQNRIVQTAVDIGAAEYGGDSLPAQQEPSPSPEPQPIPSPAPGPIPETQPNPNPEPTDTGGRFTVDGDFSDWDGVAELAVGHSNVRSVKSAIAEGQLYVLVTGNLLSDKGQLYLNTDGNPETGFQAPYWNGIGADYLLENGVLYRYSGEGGTNWGWTEIRSYRKSGKFVATSTVVEVSIDLSDLGMNGNGPVDMGYVWKDSYSHKLPGGSTPLKVGGAVQPGEPELPAPAPGIVLDGSSEDWAGIEPLVRSESNPRLLKVDNDSEYLYLLVEGSALLTKTQIYLNTDGSAATGYTASDLVAGGAEYLLEYGRLYRYTGKGSNWSWRQISNLKRAQWWLERDDLIEAAVPLSELGVRIGSPIAIGVHKDDNRLTQLPVSGDMAAYTLQ